CTCGACTGCTGGGAATGTAACATCGAGACGGTTTCCGTCAAGCGATGTTCTTAGTGGGAACGTTGCATCGGACGTCGTGGCGCCGCTTACATCTAATGAATCGAACAGAACCCTTGATATCTCGAATTCGACGGCGCTGCTCGGCAGGAACGTGCCAAGCATCGTGTCGGTCACATCGATCTGATAGCCGGAGCCACTGTGGTCGCTATACGAAGAATCCAGCCGCGTTATATGACCTCTGAGAGCATCGCCGGTGAGCGAGAGAACATACGTCGAGTCGGTCGTTTGCATGTGCAGCCCTTCGAGATTGATCGCAATTTCGCTGGCGGGTCCGTTGCCCCTGTCGAAGAGTGAGACTGAGACGATGGTGTGCGTCAGACGATCGAGTCCAAGGGTAATGATAGAGCCGCCGCGCAAACGATCGAACATCGCTACTGTATCGTTGACGGTAACCGTGCTGAACAATTGCCAGTAGGACGTGCTTTCATTCACAGTATCGCTGCCTGTAGTAACAGTCCAGTTTCCTGTTTCGCCGTAATCGGTCTTTTCGGTCCAGGAATGGCTGAGTGGGATATCGGTCACTCTGAGGCTCCAAGTACCATGCTTAGTTTGTGCAACGGAGCTGCCAACAACAAGCGATGCAAGGAATATGAGTACGAGCGTAAGTTTCACGAGATCTTGTAGCTTCTTTGATAGGAAACACTCACAACGGTGCATAGTTACAAGCGAGATGGGCAGCGAATTATGAAATAGGATTCATTCTACTGCACCGGCAACCGGCAATCATGTTGAAACAGTGAGGCTGGTAATGACCATACGTAAATGCCTCGATCGTTTCGTATCTTTGCTGACAGAAAGGAACCTACATAATGTCAGCATTCAACGATGCACTTGCCTTTACCCTGAAGTGGGAGGGCGGCTATTCCAACAATCCGAACGATCCGGGTGGGGCGACGATGAAGGGCGTCACACAGCGAGTATATACGGCATACCTGCAATCACACGGGTTACCGAATACCGACGTGCGCAACATCACCGACGACCAGCTCAACGACATTTATGCATCCGAGTATTGGTCTCCGTCGCATTGCCAGTCGATGCCCGCACCGGTCGGAGTTGCCGTGTTCGACCTTGCCGTCAACGGCGGCGTCGGTCGCGCAGTGAAGATGTTGCAGAGCACGCTCGGCGTCACTGCCGACGGGATCTTCGGTCCAGGCAGTCTTGGAGCACTCAATGCGCAAACATCGAATGCCGCCGATACATCTGCGTTCGTAACGAACTATCTCAATGCCCGAGAGAACTACTACCGAACGCTCGCGACACAGAACCCGAAACTGCAAGTCTTCCTCAAAGGCTGGCTCAACCGTGTCGAAGCATTGAAAACGTATCTGGCCAACTATCAGCCATCCCAACCGGCGTAACCCCGCTTAAAAGCTCCAGCGCAGACGAAGGAAGAACGCGTTTGCCGCGGCGGCGTATGGCCCCGTCGCATTATTGAAGAAGGATTCGAGCGTAAGATCGGCATCGACGTTCTCCGCGAGCGAATACGCAATGCTTGGGAACAGGATGAGCGATCCGTTGGTCGGCGAGTAGAGAACCGCAGCCGTCGCGGTGAAGAGCGGTGTGAAGGCCTTCGAAGCCGATAGATACCCCGTGTATCGAAACGGCATCAACTGCCGTGCGGTGCGGGTCGCGTCGAAGAGCTCCCCCCCGGAAGCCGCCGATGCAGGCACGTCGCTGCAATACAGACCTGAAAGTGTGAGGAAGTAACCGCCGATCACATGATCGAACGTCATGGATGCCGTCACCGCCGAAGTGTGCCCGGAACTGGCGCCGAAGTAGCTTGCCTCCCCCTTCCAACCTGCATCGCCTATATTGCCCGCAAAGCCGACACCCGCAACAGGGCTTCCGCGAAAGGCCCCTGCAAGTGCCTGCAGATCGTATCCGCCGACATTCCACATCGCTCGAACCGCTGCCGTCATATCTCTCCACGCTCTGTTCTCGAACGCCCCTTCGACTGACAAGCCTGGCTCGATCGTATAGCGGGCTCGCACGGCCTCGGCCCCCGGCCCTTCTTCGTAATCGAAGTCGAAGACATTGTACGAATTGAAAATGTCGTTTGGTGTCCAAATGGTATTGATCCCCCAGTTCAACCTCTGAATACCGGCACGAACGGAAAGATCGCCATCCGTTTCGTCCAAATACAATCGATCTAGCATCGTATGAAGAATCAACGAGCGGTTATGTGCCCACATGATCGATTCATTCGATGAGCCGACCAACTGCGACGCATCGCTGACATAGCGAACTCCCTCACCGTAGTAAAGTCTGGTGCGCGCTTCGGCGTGTAACTCAAGTCTCGACCCGATCGAGACCGAGAGCCCAAGACGATTATGTAGTTCGCCGAGTGTGACAACGGTATCGATGCTTCTCGCGAACTGGAAGATCGTCAGTTGCTTGAGATAGCCGCGGAAATCATGGACCGAAATATCCCGTCGCGAACTATCATCCTGCGCCCGAGCAACGCCGCTCAGTGACAGCAAGATGAATGCGAGAACTCCGAACCGTCGGATCATGCTGCGTTCGGGACATCGGAGACCACACGTCCGTCCTCGAGCGTGATTACCCTCCGGGCCCGTTCGATCACCCGTGCATCGTGCGTCGAGAACACGAACGTCATTTGCTCCTCACGGTTGAGCGTGAGCATCATGTCCAGGAGCGTCGAGGCGGATTTCGAATCGAGATTCGCTGTCGGCTCGTCGGCAAGCACGAACTGTGGTTTCGAGGCGAGCGCCCGGGCGACCGCAACGCGTTGTTGCTGTCCTCCGCTCAGATCCGAAGGTCGTGTGTCCCGCTTGTCCTCAATACCTACTTCTCGCAATAGCTCCACCACACGCGCCGTACGCTCGCTCTTCCCGCGGCCTTGCAGTAACATGATAAATTCGATGTTTTCCCCTGCGGTCAGGACAGGAATAAGATTGTACGACTGGAACACAAAGCCGATGTTCTTGAGGCGGAAATCGATCAGCTCATTATCCTTGAGCCCCGTGATGTTCACCCCACCGACTTCCACATGTCCAGTGGTAGGCTTGTCAAGTCCTCCAATCATGTTCAGCAGCGTCGTCTTCCCGCTACCCGACGGACCGACCAACGCAACAAACTCTCCCTTCTCAATATGCAGATGCACGTTGTTCACCGCATGCACCGGCACAGCCTCCTGATAGACCTTCGAGACGTTGTGCGTATCAATGACTGTTTGCATAGTTCATTTCCGAATTGCTTCCGCCGGTTGAAGTTTCAACGCTTTTCGCGCTGGGAACATCGCCGACAGAAATGCGGTGACGGCCACGAGCACCAGCACCAGAACATAATGCTCCGCCCCGAGCTTCGGGTACACGACGTCCTCATACCCGAACGCACGCAACGATTGCTGAAATGCGCTGATGTCGATCCCATACTTGCCGAAATAACTGACCGTCGCGAACGTCATTAGCATCCCGACCGGACACCCGACGAGCACAAGAAAGAACGTCTCGGAGACGATCATCCCGAACACGCGCCGACGGTTCATTCCGAGCGCAATCAGCATCCCGATCTCGCGGGTGCGCTCGAGCACCGCCATGAGCATTGTGTTCACGATCCCGAACGCCATCGCCAGCAGCACGATACCCATGAAGATATACATCGTCATATCGATCGACGAAACGACCAGGTCGAGCTCCGGCGAAATGCTCCGCCAGTCTTGCACGAGCAACTGCGGGAATTTCTTGGCGAGCTCGGGCGCGACCGTATCCACTTGCGTCGAAGTGTGTAGTAAGACCGCGATCTCCGTGCACAGAGAATCGACGCCGAAAAGTCCGTCCAGATCGCTCGAAAGCGCAAAGACATTTCGCTCGTCGTACGGTTCGTTTTTCGTTCGGAAGATGCCCGCAACGCGAAACGCACCCGCGACGATGTTCCCGCTCGTGTCGAGCAGCGTTACCACCAGCTTCGAACCGATCCGCGCCTTCAGTTTCTGTGCAAGCTTCTGCCCGACGAGCAGTTCGTTGTGTTTCTGCCCCGGGAAATATTTCCCGTCGATGAGTTTGGTCGGCAGCTTCGTCACCCGCGCTTCGTCCTGCGGGTCTACCCCATTCACTTCCACGCCGGTGCTTCCGTTGGCCGAGCCGATCATTCCACGCGCGATCAGCCGCGGAGAGATCGCCGCCACTTGTGGCAACGATCGAACGACGGACGTCACCCGAGCAGCATTCGGGATACTGAAGCGAACATCCTCATCGTCCTTGAACTTCGGATGATGGATCTGGATATGGGAGATCTCGGTCTCGATCGCGCTGGCAACGCGCTCCTCCCCGAACCCGACATAGAAGCTCATAACGAACATCCCGGCCCAGAGTCCGAGCGCGACCGACATGATAATGACCATGCTCCGGGCAGGATGCCGCCACACGTTGCGCCACGCTATGGTCAGGAGCCTCGTCATCGCTTCATGCTCAATACAGGGTCAATACGGCGTGCTTTGAACAGCGGGTAGAGCCCGATGAGGATCGACACGACGAACACGATCGACGCCTGCTCGGTGAAGATCCGAAGTTCGACGGTCGTCGGCATGACCGGCTCGAAGCCGAATTGTGCGTACACCTCGGCGATCCGCCCGGTGAAGCGGATCGGGTGGTCGTGCATGAACCACACGACCGGTAAGCTAACGATCGCTCCGGCGAGCGCACCGAGCAACGAAGTCGCAAGCGTCTCGCCAAAGAGCATCATCGCGATCGCCCGTCGCTTCATCCCGACTGCAACAAGCATCCCAAGCTCGTATGTCCGCTCGTTCATCATCATGAGGGCGGTACCGAAGATGCCGAAGGCGATCACACAATACAGGATACCGATCATGATCCAATAGAACATACCATCGGCTTCCATGTGGGTCTTGATCTCCGGCATGAGCGTCTCCCACGTCATCACCTCGTACGAGCTTCCGAGCGTATGCTGCAGCGAGGAGTCGATTTCATATAGTTCTCGCTCATCGCTCAGAGACAACGCGAGTGCTGTGACCCGGCCATCTGCTCCGAGAAAATCTTGCATCGCGGGAAGCGGCAGGAACAACGTTGACGCATTCAGCGGCGGGGACGCGAAGGACACGATCCCGATCACCGGATACTTTGCGGCTGCTTGCACACCCTGATATCCTTGGCTCAGCATCACCACGGTATCACCGACATGCAGCGATAACTTCTTTGCAAGCCCGGCAGCGACGAGTGCGCCGCGATCATCGACGGTGAAATACCGTCCCTCGACGACCCGACTGCGAAGACCGGTAAGCTGGTCCTCACCCGTGGGATCGGTACCCACGCACAAACATCCTTTGGTATCGCCGGTGCCGGTCGCAAGCACGAACGACTCCAACCTCGGCAGTACTACCTTCACGCGGGCGTCTTGGCGGATCGCACGGGTTACGTTGCTATCGAGTGCGAAGCTATGATCGATCGTTTGCTCGTCCCAGTAGCCGGCACGGTGCACCTGTATCCAACCGGAGTGAAAGCTCACGACATTTCGGATCAGTTGTTCGAACGCCCCCTGCTGCAACGAACGCATGACGATCGCAAGAAGGACGGCGAAGAGTACCGACGCCATCGTGATGAACGCACGGCGTTTGTTCCTCCAGATGTTTCGCCATACCAGACGGCCGATCATTTCACCGTTTGCATTGACTCAGTGCGGAATAGTTCGTCCTTGAGGGGCAGGTCGAACTTCAAATCCGTGTAGCTCAGAATCGTCTTGTTGCCGGGTTTGTCGGCCGGGACCATTTCCAGCCGTGTGACGACCATTCTGCCGCCGATCTTCTTCACATCCGAACCGGAGAGCGTATTCACAAGCGAACCGTCTTCATCGTAGTACTCGGCTCGGAGGATCAGTAGTTCTTTCTTCTCGATCCAAAGAATGACCTTCCCCCACACGACTGCCGCTTCCTTCTTGGGGATCAGCTGAACCTTATAGCAAGACTCACCCTCGATGGACGCTTCACCGAGCAGCGTGTGCGTGTAGTCGTCCACAACGCTCGCTTCGCGGACGAGATCGTCATTCGTGAAATCGGTACCCATCCACGACTCGCTCATCATCGAAGGCGGGAGCTTCACCGTGCGCTCAATGCTCGGTAGCCAATTCCACACTTCACGTTTACGCTTGAGAAAGACCGTCCCCTTTTCGCGGGCCGGGGCGGTGACCAGCACCAGCGCAAGGTCGCTTCCCTTCGACCAGGTGTGCATCATCATCTCCCGAGAATAGCTTGGGCGGACGATACGGATCGTGAGGGTGGCCTCCGAGCTTTTGCCGCGCTGTTTTTGGTCGGCTTGCCGGACGATCTCTGTGGCGTTCTGGGCAATAAGACCCGATGCGGAGGAGAGAAGCATCAGCAGTGCGCCACCGATCGCCGTTACCAATGACTGGCGTCTGTGTTTTGACTGGAACATAGCACAAACTTACGGCAATCGAGCCGACGCTGTGGCAAACTTGCTCCGGTGGGCACGCCGATGATGCTAATTGATCAGGATTTCGGTTGAGACTTCCATTGCTTTGCGCAACATCGTCGAAACCCCACAGTACTTCTCCTGCGAAAGCGAGACCGCACGCTCGATCTTGTCGCGCGAGGCCTCGAGCCCTTCGCCGGTGAAACGGTAGATGATCTTCATATCCGTATAGACCTTCGGATGCTCATCGCCTCCGTCGGCTTTGACGTCAATGGAGAACGAGTCCGGCTTGACCTGCATCTTCTCGAGCATGAGCACCACGTCCATTCCCGTGCAGCCTGCGGTCGCAAGCAGTAGTAATGGTTTCGGTGTCGGACCCTTCATGGGGCTGCCGTCCTTATGGGCGCCGTCCAGGGTGATGTGAAATCCCTCTATGGTGCCGTCGAACTCGAAGCCGCCCTTCCATTCACATGTCGCTTCATGATGCATTGTTCACTCCTACAAATAGTTGTCGTTGCCTGTTCATCTGTGCATGCTGAGCGGCGGCAAGCAACGCAGGCGTTTGCTCCTGGAGCAATGCGCCATAGATCGCATCCTTGCGCTCAGCGGTAAATTCTTCTTCTACAAACTTTGTCGAGAGAGCTCCGCTCTTGAATGTGTCGTTACCCATCACAAAGCGGTGGAACGGGATCGTCGTCGACACGCCGGCCACACGCATCTCCTCGAGTGCGCGCTTCATGCGGGCGATCGCCCCGTCGCGGGTCATGTCCCAGACGATGAGCTTCGAGAGCAGCGAGTCGTAGTATCCCGATACTTCGAGGCCCGGATACATCGCACTGTCGTTGCGAACGAATGCGCCGCTAGGGTGGCGAACATGCGAGATCGTCCCGAGACTCGGCAAGAACTCGTTCCAAACATCCTCTGCCTGAATGCGTACTTCGATCGCATGCCCGCGAAGGACAATATCCTTCTGCTTGAATGGCAGCTTCGCGCCTTCGGCAATACGGAATTGCTCGCGCACCAGATCGTACCCGGTGATGAACTCCGTGATCGGATGCTCCACCTGCAGACGAGTGTTCACCTCAAGGAAGTAGTATTTCCCGTTCTCATCGACAAGAAACTCAACAGTCCCGGCGCCTTCATACTTCGCTTCTCGCACCAGTGAGATCGCTGCTTCGCCCATCTCCTTGCGAAGTTCGGGCGTCAGGACGACCGACGGCGCTTCTTCAACAAGCTTCTGATGCCGACGTTGGATCGAGCACTCGCGCTCGCCGAGATAGACGGCGTTGCCGTGAGTGTCTGCGAGCACTTGAAATTCGATATGTCGCGGCCTCGTGATATACTTCTCGACGTACACTCTGTCATCACCGAATGCACTCAGCGCTTCGCCCTGTGCACGAGCGAGCGAGCTTTCGATGTCCTCTTCCTTCTCGACCACGCGCATTCCTTTGCCGCCACCGCCTGCTGCGGCTTTGAGCAGGACGGGATATCCGACGCGCTTCGCGACCGCCTTTGCTTCGCTGGCGTCGTTGAGCGCTTCCGTCGTACCGCCCGGCGTCGGGACCCCAAGCTTCTGCGCGATCACGCGGGCCTTCGTCTTATCGCCGAGCAGGTCGATCGCTTCGGGCGTGGGGCCGATAAACACGATCCCGCGGTCTACACATGCCTGCGAGAACGCCGCGTTCTCTGAGAGGAAGCCATAACCGGGATGCACCGCATCGGCCTTCATCTTCAAGGCAGCATCGAGTACTTGCTCAATATCGAGATACGATTCGCGCGGGGTGTTTCCGGCGAGGCGCGTGTACGCGTCGGCCTCTCGGACATAGAGCGCCGTTTCGTCATGCGGCGAACAGATTGCTGCAGCACGGTACCCGCACTCATGTGCCGAACGGATCACGCGACGCGCGATCTCCGAACGATTGGCGACTAAGATCGTCTTGAATTGTTTCAATGGTCTCGTAGGATCAGTACCTTCCGCATCACAACCCCGCTACTGCGTCTGTCACGCAGGAAGTACAATCCGGGAGTTAGATGCTCGGTAGGAATAAGAAGATTCACATCGGCATGCGACACGCACACACCACGAAGATCATATAACACCGTTTCGCTGCTCGCGGCCAGTATCGGTTCGCCCAGCAAGACAACGATCGAACTCGTCGGCTGCGTCACCCCCACAGTTTCAGGCCGCACAGCGGCAGGATCGGGGAGTTGAAACGCCGAGAAGACGAGATAACTGTACTGCTGGCTCTGGCTGAAGAGCGTATCGAACGCACTCTCCTGCGGCGCGAACGCCGATTGCCCGAATTCATCGGACGATACCAGCAGCGGCATCCCGAACTTGAGCGATGCGCGAAGTCGGTGGCCTTTGCGTATGGTGTGTACGACCGGGTTCAACCGATACGCGATCGTCGCACGCCCGGCCTTATCCGTTCGTACTTCCGATGCGCCCCGCGTGAACATCACAGTATGTCCTGTATCGTCAACATCCCACAGAAGTATGTTTGCCTGATATCGCAATCCACTCGAACCGAGTTGAAGATACGCACCGGCGTTCATGAAGGTCCGGTCGGAATCGAGCGGTGGGGTCGTGAAATAGTAGGTAAGATCATTCGTCAGATTTTGGATGTACGCAGACGATGCCACTAGCGGCTGTGACTGCGGCTGCTCCATCAGCGACCCGCCGGGTCCGAAGAAATAACGCTTCGTGAATGTCTGTGGCTCAAGGTTCGCGTGCAGCTGTGCGTTCGATGTCGCAAACGATGAGGAATTATCCGTCTCGTAGAACGTGACGGCGGAGTCGGGGTTCATGATGTTCTCCGTCGTATCGCCCCGAAGCCACCTGTTATAGAAGCGAAGTGTCAGCGCCAGACGTTCATCGCCGATCGCTCCGCCTGGTACGGAGTGGTCTCCTGCCCAAATGAGGAGCTTCTTCGGTGTACGGATAGAATCGTATGCATGAAGTACTGCTCCCGTCCCGAATAGTTGATCATACCAACTGCATTGCAGAAAGATCGGAATATTCACCGAGCGGATCTTTGCGCCGAGGTCGCGCTTACCGAGCAGTTGGGTCAGGCTCGAATAATTATCCGCGCTGATCGTCGGGATGATGGTGTCGGTGATATACTTCCCCAGATTGACGCGCCCCAACTGTTGCGCCCCGTTCACCGCAGCCACGAACGCATAGTTCATGCAGCCGTTGAACGTGAAGGTCTCGGCGTAGTTCGGCACGGCGATGATCGGCACCGCACACTTCACCGGCACGTGCTTTGCGATCGCACCCCACGTCGTGAGGCCGCCCTGCGATGCGCCTTCCATGCCAACACGAGTACTATCAACGTCCGGAAGACGGCGCATCCAGTCGATGATCTCCGCCACATCTTGAAGCTCTCTGTCGCCGGTGAACCAATTAAACTGTCCACCAGACTGATTGCCTGCAGGCGCGCCAATACCCTCGCCTCGCACGGTATAGGCAACGACGAAGTAGCCTGCATTCGCGTAGACCGTCGCAACAGCATCGTAGTCGGCTTTCGAGCCACCGAAGCCATGCACACACAGGATCGCCGGATACCCACTCGCGGGCATGGCGCTCGCCGGCACGTAGTAGCTCAGTGCGAGCGAGACGGAATCGCTCGTAACGAATACGGTATCAATGCGCGATGCGAATGCGGCGTCGGCACTCCAGAGCAAGCACAGAAGTATGAGTATTCGTCTCACGCGGTGCTATTTCAGCTCAACGATGGTCACGCCCATACCGCCTTCGGTGCGTTCGCCAAATCGGAACGAGGCGACGATGGGCTCGGTACGAAGATACTGCTGAATGCGGCGTCCGAGTGCGCCGCTTCCGGTGCCATGGAGGATCTCCACCTTATTCAACCCACGCGCGTTCGCATCGTGAATGAACTTCTCGACCTCCATCACACCTTCGTCGCCATATTTCCCGCGCAGATCGATACGAGGTTTGAACATCTCGTCGAAGTAGGTACCGACCTTTGCGATCTGCTTCCGTTCCTCGCGCCGTGCATCGGCATTCGAGACAACTTCCAATTGCGACGCCTTCGTGCGCATCTTGAGCGAACCGAACAGCACTTCGATATCCTTCCCATCGATCGAGAGCACCTCGCCCGCTTGCGACGGGTTCGAGAGCATCCTGACTTTCGCACCAACCTCGAGCTTCAGGTCGGCGTTTGTCTTCGCGACGCTCTTGTCAATGTGTTCTTCGAGCGAATCCGCAAGTGCCTTCAGTTCTGTCTTCTGCTTCACCCGCAGTGTCGCCAGATCCTGCTCGGACTGCGTCGGCCCGCTCGGCGTGGCAGCTTCGCGCGCTTCGCGGATGGCGCGCTCGACATAGCTGTTCGCCTTCGATAAGATTTCGTCGGCTTGACGGGATGCGGTCGAGAGTATCTTTTTTCGCTCCGATGAGATCTCGTCATTGCGTCGCTCGAACTCCAGTCGTTCAAAGCGAGCTTTGCCAAGTTCTTTATCAAGTTCGATATTTCGCCCCGCAAGCTCTTGCTCCTTCTCGCTGAGCGAATCGATGAGTTGTTGGAGACGATTCGTCTTGCCGCCTGCAAGCTCGCGAGCGCGGGCGATGATTTTCTTCGGAAGTTCGTAGCGTTCGGCAATGTCGAACGCATGCGACGACCCCGGCACGCCCATACGGAAGCGGTACGTCGGCTGTAGTGTCTCTGCGGAGAATTCCATTGAGCCGTTGACCGCTCCTTCGACCGACTCCGCAAAACCGGCCAAACGGCCGTAGTGCGTCGTTGCGATCGTAAAACCTGCAGCACGCGTCAGATGCTCGAGGATGCTCTCAGCAAGCGGGCCACCCTCTTCCGGTGCTGTACCCGATCCTATTTCATCGAGCAACACAACGCTGTGTTCGTTCACTCGTGAAAGGATCTCTTTGAGCGACTTCACATGCGAGCTGAAGGTTGAGAGATCGTCCGCAATAGACTGCGAGTCACCGATATCAACATAGAGCCCGTCGAGGCTCGGCACTTCGGACGGTCCTTCCACCGGGATCGGCAACCCAGCCTGCGCCATCAAGAGCGCCAGCCCGGTCGTCTTGAGCAGCACTGTCTTACCACCGGCATTCGGGCCGGTGAGCACCAGCGTATGCTTCTCGTTATCAAGTTCGATCGAGAACGGGACGGTCTTCTCCTTACCAAGTTTCGCGATCAGGAACGGGTGACGCGCTTCTTTGAGCACGAGTCGCAGATCGTTCGGTCGCTTCTGCTCGGGTAATGCGGGCGTGGATGCCCAGATACTGTTCGCATAGCGAGCTTTTGCGTACACTGCTTCGAGATGGCCGCAGAGTTCGGTGGACTTCATCAACGGACGCACCGAGTTACGGAGCCGTTCGGTCAATTCTCTGAGGATCCGGTCGATCTCGCGCTGCTCGGTAAACTCGAGCGAGCGCATCTCGTTGTTGAGGTCGATGGTCTCCGAAGGCTCGATGTAGATCGTCTGCCCCGTCTGCGAAACGGAGTGGATCATCCCCTGCACCTTGCGCTTATTCTCGGCCTTGACCGGAATGACGGCTCTTCCGTCGCGCTGCGTGATGATCTGCTCCTGCAGAATATCCTCTTCGCTATATTTCTTGATGAGCGCGGCAAGCCTGTTGCGCAACCGCTCGCTCGTCGCGACGATCTCGCGGCGGATCGAATGCAGCTCTGAGCTCGCATTGTCGCGCACATTCCCATTCTCGTCGAAGACGGCATCGAAGGCCATCTCGAGCAGGCGGTCTTCGAAGAGATGAATAGCCGAACGCCAGAGCGTCGGGACACCTGCATTGCGTTTTGCGAAGAACTCGCGCAGCAGTCGCATCGTCTTCATCGACTGCACGAGCGGCAATCCCTCGTCCTGATAGATCGTACTGCCTTCGATATCCACCTTGTGCAGTGTCGTTCGGATATCGCTCAGCCCGGCGAACGACGGCATCTCCCCTGCTTCGATGAGTCCGCGGAATTCCGAGATCTCGGAGAACGACCGCTCGATCTTCTCACGGTCGAGCGACGGCACGAGTTCATTAGAAAGTGCAAGACGTCCGAACACTGTAGAAGAGTGGCGCAGATGCGCGTCGAGGATTAGTTGGAATTCCAACTTCTCGGCGGCATGGCGGAACGACGGCGGAATGCGGCGCAAGAATGCGCTGTGCAACTCTGTAGATTCGCTTTGTGCGATCGTCTCGGGAGAAACGTCAGTGGTCATTCTGGGTGGAAGGCTGAACAGGACGGTCGTTGAAGAACTCGTCCGATGTGCTCGTTGCCAGCGGTTTGATCTGTGCAACGACAAGTGAAGTAGTATGTAGTGCGGCCGGATAAAGTACCGCACCTTTCATCGTGCTGCTCGACGGCACGTGGAACAGACGGAAGAATGCGGCGACCAAGCCGATCACAAGCAGCATCCGAAGTCCGCCGAGGCCGGCCCCGGCGATCCGGTCGAGCCCAGAGATCACACCTTTCTTCGGTTTGATGCGCTTAATGATGGACGAGCCGATCACCATCAACACCAGAAACACGATGAAGAAGCCGATCACAGGGTGCAGATACGACGAGCCCAGCAGTGCCTTGCCGACGACAGTCCCGATGGCCGAAGCCACGAACAATGCCGCGACAAAGAGAATGAAGGATGCTACGATATCCACCGCACCGCGGCGGTAGCCTTTGTAGATCGCCAAGGCGAGCAAGATACCGATCACGATG
This Bacteroidota bacterium DNA region includes the following protein-coding sequences:
- a CDS encoding endonuclease MutS2: MTTDVSPETIAQSESTELHSAFLRRIPPSFRHAAEKLEFQLILDAHLRHSSTVFGRLALSNELVPSLDREKIERSFSEISEFRGLIEAGEMPSFAGLSDIRTTLHKVDIEGSTIYQDEGLPLVQSMKTMRLLREFFAKRNAGVPTLWRSAIHLFEDRLLEMAFDAVFDENGNVRDNASSELHSIRREIVATSERLRNRLAALIKKYSEEDILQEQIITQRDGRAVIPVKAENKRKVQGMIHSVSQTGQTIYIEPSETIDLNNEMRSLEFTEQREIDRILRELTERLRNSVRPLMKSTELCGHLEAVYAKARYANSIWASTPALPEQKRPNDLRLVLKEARHPFLIAKLGKEKTVPFSIELDNEKHTLVLTGPNAGGKTVLLKTTGLALLMAQAGLPIPVEGPSEVPSLDGLYVDIGDSQSIADDLSTFSSHVKSLKEILSRVNEHSVVLLDEIGSGTAPEEGGPLAESILEHLTRAAGFTIATTHYGRLAGFAESVEGAVNGSMEFSAETLQPTYRFRMGVPGSSHAFDIAERYELPKKIIARARELAGGKTNRLQQLIDSLSEKEQELAGRNIELDKELGKARFERLEFERRNDEISSERKKILSTASRQADEILSKANSYVERAIREAREAATPSGPTQSEQDLATLRVKQKTELKALADSLEEHIDKSVAKTNADLKLEVGAKVRMLSNPSQAGEVLSIDGKDIEVLFGSLKMRTKASQLEVVSNADARREERKQIAKVGTYFDEMFKPRIDLRGKYGDEGVMEVEKFIHDANARGLNKVEILHGTGSGALGRRIQQYLRTEPIVASFRFGERTEGGMGVTIVELK
- a CDS encoding CvpA family protein, whose translation is MTIDIVIGILLALAIYKGYRRGAVDIVASFILFVAALFVASAIGTVVGKALLGSSYLHPVIGFFIVFLVLMVIGSSIIKRIKPKKGVISGLDRIAGAGLGGLRMLLVIGLVAAFFRLFHVPSSSTMKGAVLYPAALHTTSLVVAQIKPLATSTSDEFFNDRPVQPSTQNDH
- a CDS encoding prolyl oligopeptidase family serine peptidase is translated as MRRILILLCLLWSADAAFASRIDTVFVTSDSVSLALSYYVPASAMPASGYPAILCVHGFGGSKADYDAVATVYANAGYFVVAYTVRGEGIGAPAGNQSGGQFNWFTGDRELQDVAEIIDWMRRLPDVDSTRVGMEGASQGGLTTWGAIAKHVPVKCAVPIIAVPNYAETFTFNGCMNYAFVAAVNGAQQLGRVNLGKYITDTIIPTISADNYSSLTQLLGKRDLGAKIRSVNIPIFLQCSWYDQLFGTGAVLHAYDSIRTPKKLLIWAGDHSVPGGAIGDERLALTLRFYNRWLRGDTTENIMNPDSAVTFYETDNSSSFATSNAQLHANLEPQTFTKRYFFGPGGSLMEQPQSQPLVASSAYIQNLTNDLTYYFTTPPLDSDRTFMNAGAYLQLGSSGLRYQANILLWDVDDTGHTVMFTRGASEVRTDKAGRATIAYRLNPVVHTIRKGHRLRASLKFGMPLLVSSDEFGQSAFAPQESAFDTLFSQSQQYSYLVFSAFQLPDPAAVRPETVGVTQPTSSIVVLLGEPILAASSETVLYDLRGVCVSHADVNLLIPTEHLTPGLYFLRDRRSSGVVMRKVLILRDH